A stretch of Carya illinoinensis cultivar Pawnee chromosome 14, C.illinoinensisPawnee_v1, whole genome shotgun sequence DNA encodes these proteins:
- the LOC122293849 gene encoding homeobox-leucine zipper protein ATHB-4-like, whose protein sequence is MGEKDDGLELGLGLGLGLGLGLGCDGSRSFVKVGPMHNPSQLVQKHNGSCNEMFQLPGGRLSISGKRSERSEPNREENEVERASCSRESNEEDGEPSRKKLRLSKEQSLVLEETFKEHNTLRILFTR, encoded by the exons ATGGGTGAGAAAGATGATGGGTTGGAGTTGGGGTTGGGATTAGGATTgggattgggtttgggtttagGGTGTGATGGGAGTCGAAGTTTTGTGAAAGTGGGTCCCATGCACAACCCTTCACAGTTGGTGCAGAAACACAATGGTTCTTGTAATGAGATGTTTCAGTTACCTG GTGGACGTTTGAGCATCAGCGGAAAGAGGAGCGAGAGATCAGAGCCAAACAGAGAAGAAAATGAGGTTGAGAGGGCTTCGTGCTCTCGTGAGAGCAATGAGGAAGATGGCGAGCCATCAAGAAAGAAACTCAGGCTGTCAAAGGAGCAGTCTTTGGTTCTAGAGGAGACCTTCAAAGAGCACAATACTCTTCGCATCTTATTCACTCGTTAG